One bacterium genomic region harbors:
- a CDS encoding ATP-binding protein produces FVGIRAVSGAFVRPLLETPKKSLLKFLGDNAIDYVQDSTNLGGAALRNRIRHRLVPTINEVFGSHALAKLASFSRLVALDSQVLDETAQNAYQNATCEVDGRPALLVEALRKMRPAVHNRVVKQALTELGLPRQSIYSRHIASVIAVAASHNPEASIKLPGAVNVTRHGGAIVFGAPDAVPSDYPPFECELSVPGSAQLPSREVTITASAIESPVRAIPVSNTDALLSADVCLQCGTRLILRSAKGQDTFIPLGMGQEVRVCRFLKKQKVSRFERLNHPLITRRDGTVLWVVGQRIDERARITEASRGGVRLTLRNVQLDLNG; encoded by the coding sequence GTTTCGTTGGGATCAGGGCTGTCTCGGGAGCGTTCGTCCGGCCGCTGCTCGAGACCCCAAAGAAGTCGCTGCTCAAGTTTTTGGGCGACAATGCGATCGACTACGTGCAGGATTCGACCAACCTTGGCGGAGCTGCCCTTCGCAACAGAATCCGCCACCGGCTAGTTCCTACCATAAATGAGGTGTTTGGTTCGCACGCTCTTGCGAAGCTTGCATCCTTCTCGAGGCTCGTCGCCTTGGACTCGCAGGTCCTCGATGAGACCGCACAGAATGCCTACCAGAACGCCACTTGTGAGGTGGACGGGAGGCCCGCACTCCTGGTCGAGGCGCTCAGAAAGATGAGGCCGGCTGTCCACAACAGGGTTGTAAAACAGGCCCTGACTGAGCTCGGCCTCCCACGTCAGAGCATCTATTCTCGCCACATCGCGTCAGTCATAGCCGTTGCGGCCTCGCACAATCCTGAGGCCAGTATCAAGCTCCCCGGAGCGGTGAATGTAACGAGGCATGGTGGCGCGATCGTGTTTGGAGCGCCCGATGCCGTCCCCAGCGACTATCCACCGTTTGAGTGTGAACTTTCCGTGCCCGGCAGTGCACAACTCCCCTCAAGAGAAGTTACGATAACTGCCTCGGCAATCGAAAGCCCGGTCCGGGCGATCCCCGTGAGCAACACCGACGCGCTGCTTTCGGCCGACGTCTGTCTTCAATGCGGCACGAGGCTCATCTTAAGGAGCGCCAAGGGCCAGGACACCTTCATCCCGCTTGGCATGGGCCAAGAGGTCAGAGTTTGCCGCTTCCTCAAGAAGCAGAAGGTCTCGCGCTTTGAGCGGCTGAACCATCCGCTGATCACAAGACGAGATGGGACGGTGCTCTGGGTCGTGGGGCAGAGAATTGACGAAAGGGCGCGAATCACAGAAGCCAGTCGAGGCGGCGTGCGCCTCACGCTGCGCAATGTGCAGTTGGACTTAAACGGCTAA
- the tmk gene encoding dTMP kinase, whose amino-acid sequence MQLFITFEGVEGAGKTTQVEMLHNLLVDMRVSVVKTREPGGTALGDRLRPVLLEPSEAPFSPLSEMFLYMAARAQLVKELIVPALNHNTVVISDRYVDSTIAYQGYARGIDISLIERLNQITTNGRMPHLTVLLDIDPEIGLHRISSKPLRFVSNGKDRLEGEPLDFHRQVRKGYLILAKREKDRFFVVNGRLGKEEIHKLIRQELVRRYPESFAKGA is encoded by the coding sequence GTGCAGCTGTTCATAACTTTTGAAGGTGTCGAGGGCGCAGGCAAGACTACGCAGGTCGAAATGCTCCATAACCTTCTGGTTGATATGCGGGTCTCAGTGGTCAAGACTCGTGAACCGGGAGGGACGGCGCTGGGCGACAGGCTTCGCCCCGTTTTGCTAGAACCCTCTGAAGCGCCGTTCTCGCCGCTTTCTGAGATGTTCCTTTATATGGCGGCCAGAGCGCAGCTCGTGAAGGAGCTGATCGTGCCGGCGCTCAATCACAACACCGTCGTCATCTCCGACAGGTATGTGGACTCCACAATTGCCTACCAGGGCTATGCACGCGGGATAGACATCTCTCTCATAGAGCGGCTCAATCAGATCACGACCAACGGCCGCATGCCGCATCTGACTGTCCTGCTGGACATCGACCCGGAGATCGGCCTGCACAGGATCTCGTCTAAGCCCTTGCGCTTCGTTAGCAACGGTAAAGACCGTCTCGAGGGCGAGCCTCTTGATTTTCACAGACAGGTGCGAAAAGGCTATCTCATTCTCGCAAAGCGCGAGAAGGACCGGTTCTTTGTGGTCAATGGTAGGTTGGGCAAGGAGGAGATTCATAAGCTCATCAGGCAGGAGCTGGTGCGCCGCTACCCAGAGAGCTTCGCTAAGGGCGCTTAG